One window of the Runella slithyformis DSM 19594 genome contains the following:
- a CDS encoding GRAS family protein: MRKHITGGQSNEHIYVQQFEIPQIRLFELLIQQLPLAALTQQCANALLVKSLKNAEYPVLVDIGIGTGMQIVNVLRLLAQPSDCRVKQLTVVGIEPFADAVRAAENNFAELQLPFQVYVTSSIGFVEKMTLTELRALLPAHYDALVVNASFALHHIQLAAQREAVFGYIRDLAPKAFVLSEPVSDHFEPHYATRFHNAVTHYGLVFEVIDSLDITHKEKAALKLFFSREIDDVLGHTEDVRVEKQYAVHQWLELFRTTGFTLEKPITSFQELQEMNGAVLRADVPQRYAVVFKNEELTNVFWAKP; the protein is encoded by the coding sequence ATGCGGAAACACATAACGGGCGGGCAGTCGAATGAGCATATCTATGTCCAACAGTTTGAGATTCCGCAGATTCGTCTCTTTGAGTTGCTCATACAGCAACTGCCATTGGCGGCCCTGACCCAACAGTGCGCCAATGCGTTGTTGGTGAAAAGTTTAAAAAATGCCGAATATCCCGTGCTGGTGGACATCGGCATCGGGACAGGAATGCAAATCGTGAATGTACTTCGTTTATTGGCACAACCATCGGATTGTCGGGTAAAGCAGCTGACGGTGGTGGGCATTGAACCTTTTGCTGATGCTGTTCGAGCGGCAGAAAATAATTTTGCGGAATTACAGCTTCCTTTTCAGGTCTATGTTACGTCATCTATTGGGTTTGTTGAGAAAATGACATTGACTGAACTGCGGGCATTGTTGCCGGCTCATTACGATGCTTTAGTGGTCAATGCGTCTTTTGCCTTACATCATATCCAACTGGCGGCGCAGCGTGAAGCGGTTTTTGGATACATCCGTGACTTGGCACCCAAGGCTTTTGTTTTGTCTGAACCCGTTTCCGATCATTTTGAACCGCACTATGCCACTCGCTTTCATAATGCCGTTACCCACTACGGACTGGTATTTGAAGTGATTGACAGCCTGGATATTACACACAAAGAAAAGGCGGCGTTGAAACTGTTCTTCAGTCGCGAGATAGACGATGTCTTAGGCCATACCGAAGACGTGCGCGTAGAAAAACAATACGCCGTGCATCAATGGTTAGAGTTATTTAGAACAACAGGCTTTACGTTGGAAAAACCGATCACTTCATTTCAGGAACTACAGGAAATGAACGGTGCCGTTTTGCGGGCTGATGTGCCGCAACGCTACGCGGTTGTTTTCAAAAACGAAGAACTCACTAATGTGTTTTGGGCTAAGCCCTAA
- a CDS encoding DUF5615 family PIN-like protein, whose amino-acid sequence MRLLFDANLSYRIVKKLEDVYQYCLHVTKTGLPIPAEDIAIWNWARENKYIIVSNDEDFYHLSSLYGFPPKVVLVRIGNQSTSWPKPCGNT is encoded by the coding sequence ATGAGACTTTTATTTGATGCCAATCTTTCCTATCGTATTGTTAAAAAGCTTGAGGATGTTTACCAATACTGCCTGCATGTAACTAAAACAGGGTTACCAATTCCAGCCGAAGATATCGCTATTTGGAATTGGGCAAGAGAAAATAAATATATTATTGTCTCTAATGATGAAGATTTTTATCATTTATCCAGTCTTTATGGTTTTCCTCCAAAAGTTGTCTTAGTACGAATTGGCAACCAGAGTACTAGTTGGCCAAAGCCATGCGGAAACACATAA
- a CDS encoding DUF433 domain-containing protein: MILILSFTAVTNYQQYISINPNIRFGKPCIKGTRITVQDILVWLASEMSFEEILADFPELKEEHIRAALSFAADTEGRTRLIAA, from the coding sequence TTGATACTAATCCTTTCTTTTACGGCAGTGACAAACTATCAGCAATACATAAGTATTAATCCGAATATTCGTTTTGGAAAGCCCTGCATTAAGGGGACGCGGATAACAGTTCAGGATATCTTGGTGTGGTTGGCTTCAGAGATGTCTTTTGAGGAAATTCTGGCCGATTTTCCGGAACTTAAAGAAGAACATATCCGAGCCGCATTATCTTTTGCCGCAGATACTGAAGGGCGTACCAGATTGATTGCAGCCTAA